In Prionailurus bengalensis isolate Pbe53 unplaced genomic scaffold, Fcat_Pben_1.1_paternal_pri Un_scaffold_98, whole genome shotgun sequence, the following are encoded in one genomic region:
- the LOC122478570 gene encoding uncharacterized protein LOC122478570 produces MCKKFGALQARLFVFTLFPMLKAPLKVAVVTPSLTTSLFGRLQGSPPKNHSKRQISLERVGRGPPVSGFKAAQAGARGTPFAQSTPKRLRSAGRAAGQRRANGLAEEERAPDVCPGAPRPRGGHPAFGAIPEARLLRALGSRPRGRGAGRRGVLCRGRLRGAGSSLAGARLFPGPWAVRAKSASPIVVAEMPLLGVRAGDQAACLVSVV; encoded by the exons ATGTGCAAGAAGTTCGGTGCACTGCAAGCCAG GCTTTTCGTCTTCACTTTGTTCCCAATGCTGAAGGCCCCCCTGAAGGTGGCTGTGGTCACACCGAGTCTCACCACCAGCCTATTCGGGAGACTCCAAGGCAGCCCACCCAAGAATCACTCAAAACGCCAG ATTTCACTGGAGCGTGTTGGCCGCGGACCTCCTGTCAGTGGCTTTAAAGCAGCGCAGGCAGGAGCCCGAGGGACCCCCTTCGCCCAGAGCACACCAAAGAGACTCCGCTCTGCCGGGAGGGCCGCGGGGCAGCGCAGAGCCAACGGGCTGGCGGAGGAAGAGCGCGCACCCGACGTCTGCCCCGGGGCCCCTCGTCCTAGAGGCGGACACCCTGCGTTCGGTGCGATTCCCGAGGCCAGGCTGCTGAGGGCGCTAGGGTCCCGtcctcgggggcggggggcggggcggcgcggggTCCTTTGCCGGGGCCGCTTGCGGGGCGCGGGCTCCTCGCTCGCAGGGGCGCGGCTGTTTCCAGGGCCTTGGGCGGTTCGAGCGAAGTCGGCGAGCCCGATAGTTGTGGCCGAAATGCCGCTTTTGGGGGTTAGAGCCGGAGACCAGGCCGCCTGCCTCGTTTCCGTAGTGTAG